The DNA sequence gcgcaaagatattttggcaggccgagagggggtggGGAAGtaatttttggctggccgagaggcgggggaaattttaccccgggtgGGGGGTGGGTAACGCATGTTTTTGGTTGGGGggtgggctcataattattgcacagacccttaaaaataatgatgataaatacataaaagtatacattttcagaaagaaaatgatgcaaggaatatcCTACTACCATggcagattttttcaaaaatgagcAATCCAAAGTGTGCAAAGTGTCCCGAACAGTTTTTGAAGAATTAAGCCTACTTTGATAaaggtgttttgtttttttaagataTGTGATGAGGAATCAAAACATTCATTATAGCATTAGTGTGTGTGTGTTGTCGCGTCGATGTTTTAACATAGTAGGCTATATACGTTTCTATGGCAGTAAATAAGAGTAGAACATTCTGTACGTTTTGAACCAAAATTTTCCACCCTATACGACatttgtgacaccctgtatatttaatTACAAGTTGCAAATTTGTcttccttacactttcagctttaaaattatGGTTGGTATAGCGTTCGGACTGAAATTACTGAATTCTAATCATTTTTGTGTGAAAGCATGTTTATTGTTTCGAATTTTGAGCAAGGATACACTTTACCCctgttcaaaatctgttaaatttGAACACACGGTCATTCAGGAGGTGTTCAAATATGAATCGTCCGATGAGTTCATCGGACGCGTTCAATCCGAAGTGTTTATCGGACGCGATATGGAAATACATTCGGATCGATTCAGGATCCTAATAATCCACTGCATGCATGCAAACAGTTTCTTCACTATCTCCCTGATGGAAGTTGATCCCAATTATGCATATGTTGTTTATTCCATTTTAACCACAGATTGGGACCGATTGCTCTTGATTGATTAAAGAATGGTTGCGAAAAAAGACCAGAGATATGATGCAGAGTCATCCAAAGAAACAACACCACTAGTCTCATACGCATCCTCATCAATTCCTCATCCTTACCGATCTGTGAGGAGACTAATTACCATAGAACCCGTGACCTTCTTAGAATCCGTAAGTTACGGAATCTCTTTGGCTCTCAGACCACAGTTTCTACATGAGAGAATCGGAGAAGACCACTACAACTACAGCAGCCATCTTGATGGTCAAAATGAAACATGCTTTATAAATTCAACCAATGTCACGGATATTCAGGATCGAATTCAAGCTGAAGCATCACTATGGTTAATGTATCTTAGTATATGTAGCTACTTTCCCGCGCTTATAGCAACTGTAGTTTTAGGAACATTGAGTGACAGTTTAGGACGCAAACTTGCTCTCGGTATTCCAATGCTAGGATTTATCATTCAAAATGCGTTTTTCTTGTTAGTTATACACTATCATCTACCTCTATGGGTGTTACTAATAGGTGAAGTCCTACAAGGATGTACGGGCGGCGTAGCGCTACTTATATGCGGTGCTTTTGCTTATATCGCTGATATAACTACTCCGAGCCAACGGACCTGGCGTATCGTCATCGTCGAAGTGACACTTTTTACTGGAGGTGGAGTGATGCAAATTGTCAACGGCTACATGCTTCAGGCTTTAGGATATGAAATTCCCGTTTGGATTGCACTTGGAATATTAGTCATAGCTTTCTTGTATGTTATCGTTCCGCCATTTTTAATTGAAACTGTTGAACGAAAGAAAGTACCACGGAAGTTTTTAGTCAAAGTTTTTCAAGACGCACATAATTTGTTTCAAGATACTACGGATGGCAGACGATGGAAGTTGTTACTGTTGAATTTTCAAATTATTGTGATAGACACAGCTACTATAGGTTTCTTCTCAATACTGATTCTCTACGTTATTGCGTTCCCATTTTGCTGGTCATCGGTTCTTGTTGGGTATATTACAGCGACCAGCTTTCTGACAACTGGGTTAGGTACGTATTCGTCATCTGCAGGCCTATAGGCATACAGAAAAAAATGTCCATTTCCCTGGAAGATATAAGGCTATTTTATCCACAAAAGTAacaatatttatttcaatatataatgcatttcttaatttagggaagcaaaatttccctccaaatccaAAATTTCCGTTTATTGTTTTTGAGCAAAAGTATAGCAaaatttgtctaaaattgggAAACTTTTGGGTAATTTTGAACCCCGTTTTGAAGAGAAATAATCAACATGTAGAGGTATATTTTTGTTCTCTTTTTCGTCAAATTGGGTATACATTTTAGGGTAGGCCCCTATGTTTTCAGAATTGCAGtcgcacacccctacccaatacAAAATGAAGCCCCCTCCCCCGAGTATTCTTAATTGATAACACCACGCAGTTTAATCATGTTACTCATTCTTTTGCAACAATTATTGTTATGTGCATGCATATGTACCTTGTTTTAGTAATTTGAAGATTGATACCTTAATCTACTGACATAGTGTATCTTCTTTTTATGTCCAAACTTATATTAGGTATGCTACTTGGTGCCAAAGTTTGTTCATTCTGTCTTAATGACTACTGGATTCTACAAATATCTTGCATGAGCGCCATCATCTCCATGGTAGCCACCGGGTTGGTGTCGTCAACATCAGCGATATTTATTGGTATGTTTGATTAAGTTACGCAAATTTCTCGAAACAGAGTTGCCGGAATTATTCTGTAAAATTGTTGTGTAAAATACTTAACTTTCCGTAACAATATTAAATTAGAACCATAAAACTATTAAACTCTGCTGCGTTTTTGAGTGACTACAGAATCGCACCTTAtcctacaatctacgaaaaaagtccttggaacgcttggtacactctgtcgaaattccgtgcagaatttcatatgatcatggaaatgacgtatattttgcctgggaacaagcatgacatctacaacaatgattaacccttcccctctccccatcaatcaatgttggaacacattgggaaaccgctgaagactttggtatttctcaacattgcacgggggagagggggtgacagttttccgttatttaagcgcaagcgtttcaagactttttcgttgattgtctctaccgaatgcaaaatatttcatctaaatttcgtttttggctcataactcaaaaacggattgtcgtatgagcttcatattgcacacgatttgagagtggattatatgctttggaatcataacaaaattgttgataaagaaattggtttatttagggagtggtcactgaaaccatcccctatgctaaacaacacacgttttgtaattatggctctaaactgctctaaaatgtcatttttgtcccataacttaaaaacaaaatgttgtatgagcttcatattgcacacgatttgggaatatataatatccctttgaatcataataaaattgttgataaagatgttggattatttagggaatggtcactgaaaacacctcctatgctaaattacacacatttcgtaattatgactaaaacctcgtttttgtctcataattcaaaaacactacaaatatagttttaaaaatattacaatgttttgcagcatgttttccaaaatgtttttgaattttattaaaacgttctgtaccctttataatataacccaacatgtaaatgttttctgtaaaatctgtgtttgctgagtataggcttatccgaacgaatcagaaagattatgatgtgacaatttgaaacaactcatttctggatattatttataataaaatacgcttttgcggtgagaaaaaaaaaaagaaaaaaaaaaaacaacaattgaatacacttaaagaaaaaaatcgaccaccacggggattcgaaccattcgcatcaatcaatagtcaaaagattaccagtcgaaggactaagccgttgcgccacgctgccatttcgcaatcgaagtaaccagttttggtcttttatagtagtcaggtatcggggaaagtgtaaagctgtatagtgcaaacggcaaagtgtatcagtttaccataatgacaaaatggtccaaaatcgaccttttatggtttttaggccgcatctcatgaagcgggATGTTCGCTtacattggctataccaattgagaatgtttgaatacaaaagtaatgacacattgatcgcatttatgaaatttgttagcagtttaccattttgaattgaaatagatatctatacgtatatattaatatcaatgcagggcaaactgctcagtatgcacgttgtttaatgcagcagtttaccattacagattaccattatgggtttacactttacaccatttgactattcgtgttttaattgcgtgaatcattgctaaattatgaattcattatttctatgcttcttttttctttcttcgtattaaaaagaaagaaaaaaagaaagaaaaagaaagaaagaaagaaagaaagaaagaaagaaagaaagaaagaaaagaaagaaggaaagaaagatcaataatgaatcaatgacagaatgaacgaaagtcattttaaataaaatacttagtttcaatcatgaaagaatgaacgaaagacattttaaataaataaaaacatgaacgtggaaaaaaaagttgaagtgaccgcttataggttcaaattacaagcgtcttaatcacgaagctcccgtggcgaagtggttaaggcagaGGTCTTATAAACCTGAGGGTCtgagttcgattcccaggcggtatcactttttctgtctcatttattatttgcgacggtgaacctggtgaaatttttttgtttattataaatacatgaagtatacattttggctttatttttctgtcttttttcttccttttctttctctatgtttgattttatttgattttatcatttctttatttctttcccaaaagctcccaaatgaaatactttccgatttaaatgtgatcttataatagtcctacaaaccccctccgccctaccccagatacatcccacgccctacaccatgcacgcacacaccccacacattatacatacacaaatttgtgaagcacacatctgctgaagatagttgttacatcatgtcaaaaacaagttaatgctatctactgaagatagtcgtagtttattatttacttcattacaaatcgtaacgtacatgcggttttagtattaaattaaaactcaattttctttttctaacgttcattcacctatctgacaagtgctatgaaggtgaactttaatattaattttaaaaataaattaggcaactcggaatcatgcagcttagagccgtaattacgagatatgtgtttgaaacgatttctcggttttgagatatagcataaaaatttcattaaatgcgtgtaagttggggtatggggtgtttcagtgcccactccctgaaccaaccaatttctttatcagcaattgtattatgattcctaagtacatggtctacttccaaatcctgtgaaatatgaagctcatacaacattctgtttttgagttatgggacaaaaacgacattttagagcagtttagagctataattgcaaaatgtgtgtattttagcataggggtgattgcagtgaccacttcctaaagaaaccaatttctttatcaacaattttgttatgattccaaagcatataatccactctcaaatcgtgtgcattgagaagctcatacgacattccgtttttgagttatgagccaaaaacgaaatttagatgaaatattttgcattcggcagagacaatctacgaaaaaagtccttggaacgcttggtacactctgtcgaaattccgtgcagaatttcatatgatcatggaaatgacgtatatttttcctgggaacaagcatgacatctacaacaatgatttacccttcccctctccccatcaatcaatgttggaacacattgggaaaccgctgaagactttggtatttctcaacattgcacggggagaggggtgacagttttccgttatttaagcgcaagcgtttcaagactttttcgttgattgtctctaccgaatgcaaaatatttcatctaaatttcgtttttggctcataactcaaaaacggattgtcgtatgagcttcatattgcacacgatttgagagtggattatatgctttggaatcataacaaaattgttgataaagaaattggtttatttaggagtggtcactgaaaccatcccctatgctaaacaacacacgttttgtaattatggctctaaactgctctaaaatgtcatttttgtcccataacttaaaaacaaaatgttgtatgagcttcatattgcacacgatttgggaataTATAATATctctttgaatcataataaaattgttgataaagatgttggattatttagggaatggtcactgaaaacacctcctatgctaaattacacacatttcgtaattatgactaaaatcccgtttttgtctcataattcaaaaacactacaaatatagtttttaaaaaatattacaatgttttgcagcatgttttccaaaatgtttttgaattttattaaaacgttctgtaccctttataatataacccaacatgtaaatgttttctgtaaaatctgtgtttgctgagtataggcttatccgaacgaatcagaaagattatgatgtgacaatttgaaacaactcatttctggatattatttataataaaatacgcttttgcggtgagaaaaaaaaaagaaaaaaaaagaaaacaacaattgaatacacttaaagaaaaaaatcgaccaccacggggattcgaaccattcgcatcaatcaatagtcaaaagattaccagtcgaaggactaagccgttgcgccacgctgccatttcgcaatcgaagtaaccagttttggtcttttatagtagtcaggtatcggggaaagtgtaaagctgtatagtgcaaacggcaaagtgtatcagtttaccataatgacaaaatggtccaaaatcgaccttttatgggttttaggccgcatctcatgaagcgtgatgTTCGCTtacattggctataccaattgagaatgtttgaatacaaaagtaatgacacattgatcgcatttatgaaatttgttagcagtttaccattttgaattgaaatagatatctatacgtatatattaatatcaatgcagggcaaactgctcagtatgcacgttgtttaatgcagcagtttaccattacagattaccattatgggtttacactttacaccatttgactattcgtgttttaattgcgtgaatcattgctaaattatgaattcattatttctatgcttctttttctttcttcgtattaaaaagaaagaaaaagaaagaaagaaagaaagaaagaaagaaagaaaagaaagaaggaaagaaagatcaataatgaatcaatgacagaatgaacgaaagtcattttaaataaaatacttagtttcaatcatgaaagaatgaacgaaagacattttaaataaataaaaacatgaacgtggaaaaaaaagttgaagtgaccgcttataggttcaaattacaagcgtcttaatcacgaagctcccgtggcgaagtggttaaggcagaGGTCTTATAAACCTGAGGGTCtgagttcgattcccaggcggtatcactttttctgtctcatttattatttgcgacggtgaacctggtgaaatttttttgtttattataaatacatgaagtatacattttggctttattttttctgtctttttttcttcctttctttctctatgtttgattttatttgattttatcatttctttatttctttcccaaaagctcccaaatgaaatactttccgatttaaatgtgatcttataatagtcctacaaaccccctccgccctaccccagatacatcccacgccctacaccatgcacgcacaaaccccacacattatacatacacaaatttgtgaagcacacatctgctgaagatagttgttacatcatgtcaaaaaacaagttaatgctatctactgaagatagtcgtagtttattatttacttcattacaaatcgtaacgtacatgcggttttagtattaaattaaaactcaattttctttttctaacgttcattcacctatctgacaagtgctatgaaggtgaactttaatattaattttaaaaataaattaggcaactcggaatcatgcagcttagagccgtaattacgagatatgtgtttgaaacgatttctcggttttgagatatagcataaaaatttcattaaatgcgtgtaagttggggtatggggtgtttcagtgcccactccctgaaccaaccaatttctttatcagcaattgtattatgattcctaagtacatggtctacttccaaatcctgtgaaatatgaagctcatacaacattctgttttttttttattttccaaaaacgacattttagagcagtttagagctataattgcaaaatgtgtgtattttagcataggggtgattgcagtgaccacttcctaaagaaaccaatttctttatcaacaattttgttatgattccaaagcatataatccactctcaaatcgtgtgcattgagaagctcatacgacattccgtttttgagttatgagccaaaaacgaaatttagatgaaatattttgcattcggcagagacaatctacgaaaaaagtccttggaacgcttggtacactctgtcgaaattccgtgcagaatttcatatgatcatggaaatgacgtatattttgcctgggaacaagcatgacatctacaacaatgattaacccttccctctccccatcaatcaatgttggaacacattgggaaaccgctgaagactttggtatttctcaacattgcacggggagaggggtgacagttttccgttatttaagcgcaagcgtttcaagacttttttcgttgattgtctctaccgaatgcaaaatatttcatctaaatttcgtttttggctcataactcaaaaacggattgtcgtatgagcttcatattgcacacgatttgagagtggattatatgctttggaatcataacaaaattgttgataaagaaattggtttatttagggagtggtcactgaaaccatcccctatgctaaacaacacacgttttgtaattatggctctaaactgctctaaaatgtcatttttgtcccataacttaaaaacaaaatgttgtatgagcttcatattgcacacgatttgggaataTATAATATctctttgaatcataataaaattgttgataaagatgttggattatttagggaatggtcactgaaaacacctcctatgctaaattacacacatttcgtaattatgactaaaatcccgtttttgtctcataattcaaaaacactacaaatatagtttttaaaaaatattacaatgttttgcagcatgttttccaaaatgtttttgaattttattaaaacgttctgtaccctttataatataacccaacatgtaaatgttttctgtaaaatctgtgtttgctgagtataggcttatccgaacgaatcagaaagattatgatgtgacaatttgaaacaactcatttctggatattatttataataaaatacgcttttgcggtgagaaaaaagaagaaaaaagaaaacaacaattgaatacacttaaagaaaaaaatcgaccaccacggggattcgaaccattcgcatcaatcaatagtcaaaagattaccagtcgaaggactaagccgttgcgccacgctgccatttcgcaatcgaagtaaccagttttggtcttttatagtagtcaggtatcggggaaagtgtaaagctgtatagtgcaaacggcaaagtgtatcagtttaccataatgacaaaatggtccaaaatcgaccttttatggtttttaggccgcatctcatgaagcgtgatgTTCGCTtacattggctataccaattgagaatgtttgaatacaaaagtaatgacacattgatcgcatttatgaaatttgttagcagtttaccattttgaattgaaatagatatctatacgtatatattaatatcaatgcagggcaaactgctcagtatgcacgttgtttaatgcagcagtttaccattacagattaccattatgggtttacactttacaccatttgactattcgtgttttaattgcgtgaatcattgctaaattatgaattcattatttctatgcttcttttttctttcttcgtattaaaaagaaagaaaaaagaaagaaagaaagaaagaaagaaagaaagaaaagaaagaaggaaagaaagatcaataatgaatcaatgacagaatgaacgaaagtcattttaaataaaatacttagtttcaatcatgaaagaatgaacgaaagacattttaaataaataaaaacatgaacgtggaaaaaaagttgaagtgaccgcttataggttcaaattacaagcgtcttaatcacgaagctcccgtggcgaagtggttaaggcagaGGTCTTATAAACCTGAGGGTCtgagttcgattcccaggcggtatcactttttctgtctcatttattatttgcgacggtgaacctggtgaaatttttttgtttattataaatacatgaagtatacattttggctttattttttctgtcttttttttcttcctttctttctctatgtttgattttatttgattttatcatttctttatttctttcccaaaagctcccaaatgaaatactttccgatttaaatgtgatcttataatagtcctacaaaccccctccgccctaccccagatacatcccacgccctacaccatgcacgcacacaccccacacattatacatacacaaatttgtgaagcacacatctgctgaagatagttgttacatcatgtcaaaaaacaagttaatgctatctactgaagatagtcgtagtttattatttacttcattacaaatcgtaacgtacatgcggttttagtattaaattaaaactcaattttctttttctaacgttcattcacctatctgacaagtgctatgaaggtgaactttaatattaattttaaaaataaattaggcaactcggaatcatgcagcttagagccgtaattacgagatatgtgtttgaaacgatttctcggttttgagatatagcataaaaatttcattaaatgcgtgtaagttggggtatggggtgtttcagtgcccactccctgaaccaaccaatttctttatcagcaattgtattatgattcctaagtacatggtctacttccaaatcctgtgaaatatgaagctcatacaacattctgttttttgagttatgggacaaaaacgacattttagagcagtttagagctataattgcaaatgtgtgtattttagcataggggtgattgcagtgaccacttcctaaagaaaccaatttctttatcaacaattttgttatgattccaaagcatataatccactctcaaatcgtgtgcattgagaagctcatacgacattccgtttttgagttatgagccaaaaacgaaatttagatgaaatattttgcattcggcagagacaatctacgaaaaaagtccttggaacgcttggtacactctgtcgaaattccgtgcagaatttcatatgatcatggaaatgacgtatattttgcctgggaacaagcatgacatctacaacaatgattaacccttccctctccccatcaatcaatgttggaacacattgggaaaccgctgaagactgatggggagagggggtgacagttttccgttatttaagcgcaagcgtttcaagacttttttcgttgattgtaggtgcatcttcaggccgactGTTGATCTGGTGACAATTGATCATTGACCTGTGACGAGATGGTGTTGCTAAAGgggcctataattgaagaccgaattcaaaaagactagtttgcgtctgccGTCAGGataaaggcgcgacgtgattggttgctgacctgcgcagtacaacaTTTtgagtctggttgacaggacgtcatacgcacactagtctttttaattcggtcttttaCATTGAATTACTCTGTAATCAAAAACATTAATAAGAAGTTTGAATCAAAATCAACGACCTCTGGCATCCCATCTTGTCACAGGTCAGTGACCACTTGCTGCCAGATCAACAGTCGGCCTGCAGATGCACataggataaggtgcgataccgTAGCCtcgtaagtccagttgaatattTTATGATTCCAATTAAATATTTAATTGTACCTGGATGAATGGAAACCTTCAAACGTTTctgtaacaaaataaaaattctactTATTCTtaaggtaatttaatatttaCTTTAGATatagtttttaaaacatttgtctGGAACAGTTTCGGCAACTTCGTTACCGGAAATATCCGTTTAATTAAGCAGACTTTTTACTGCGTAATTACCCAGATTGGTAACCTGTCATTTTGTATAAAGGCTAATATAAATGAACTAAAATACtctttgaaaattatttgaaaacaacaacataacCTGATAACGTTAGGTATGCTCTAACTCACGAGCAAGGTGGTTAATGGTTTGAGCTCATTTATAAATGTGTATACCACTCAGTAAACAACATTCACTTTTTGAACCGTCAAATATATTGTGTTCATTCTAAATAGGTGTAAGTtaataagaccaatctattgttatttttgtggagggtgtcggCGTTTCgtctctttcgttaaaaaaatcaCTCATTctagaggcatatgcttgtagacgtaACTCTACGGTACTTCATCTGTTCTTTCAGCTACATCAGTTGGATGTCTAAGAACACTAGCCACGCCAATGGTGAGATCAACCATGTCTAAGTTGGTGACCACTCACGAACAAGGTATGATTACTACTTACTTTCAGGGGGTGGAGCAAAGTGAATGTTTGGATGGATCGGAATATTTTCCTAAAATTGGGCGAGTTAGGCCCAAAATAGTGGATTTGTGTGGTGATGTTATGTCCTGACCGGGGggatattttgtgtgtgtatacACTGTAATTCActagctgtaacactttttaaacacgttaggcgtttagccaaatttttattattatctac is a window from the Amphiura filiformis chromosome 12, Afil_fr2py, whole genome shotgun sequence genome containing:
- the LOC140166392 gene encoding proton-coupled folate transporter-like, whose product is MVAKKDQRYDAESSKETTPLVSYASSSIPHPYRSVRRLITIEPVTFLESVSYGISLALRPQFLHERIGEDHYNYSSHLDGQNETCFINSTNVTDIQDRIQAEASLWLMYLSICSYFPALIATVVLGTLSDSLGRKLALGIPMLGFIIQNAFFLLVIHYHLPLWVLLIGEVLQGCTGGVALLICGAFAYIADITTPSQRTWRIVIVEVTLFTGGGVMQIVNGYMLQALGYEIPVWIALGILVIAFLYVIVPPFLIETVERKKVPRKFLVKVFQDAHNLFQDTTDGRRWKLLLLNFQIIVIDTATIGFFSILILYVIAFPFCWSSVLVGYITATSFLTTGLGMLLGAKVCSFCLNDYWILQISCMSAIISMVATGLVSSTSAIFIATSVGCLRTLATPMVRSTMSKLVTTHEQGVMFAFQNSVENIGVFLSPILLNAVYAATVSTIPATAFYVIAGLHVIPMICTGILQVTELSRFRAQEPLN